The following coding sequences are from one Deltaproteobacteria bacterium window:
- a CDS encoding polysaccharide biosynthesis protein, giving the protein MSIARHLQKHEPIALKTLRRFAAATAFIWLLLFNVLPAAQAAGESGGSVPLPAAGLLQGGEATALSPSQLKAIDRSLLEKGGLSGVGKPGAERETVKEDSLSDGKPAGERSLVQAPRQVSTFEAYVASREGTDAVRQFGYDLFSAAAAFAPDTEVLPVGPDYLLGPGDELSISLWGKVNVDYAPVIDREGKISLPYIGVLHLAGLTFGEAKQLLLQTFSRYFKPSEVKVSVGMGSLRSISVFVVGQVRRPGSYRLSSFSTLVNALFAAGGPGKTGSMRAVELRRGGKTVAVLDLYDFILRGDKDDDLRLMSGDVVFVPTVGPLAAVTGNVLRPAIYELKGKVKLTDLIEMAGGVGPMGYLGRVQVERVHANESKVIVDVNLKDLAPANDIVIRDGDIVRIFSIFQEVTNYVRIEGNVSRPGMYEWKEGMRLGELLKGGSLLLPDTYYDFALIERRVPPDFHSVYVSVDLGKLLHEHSEKDNVELRPYDTVTIYSKWNFIDKEMVRVAGAVGRPGEFEFRPDMRLSDLLNLAGGLKKYAYAEEAELTRVSPTPSGPEVEKIVVYPAKALARLPGYDIHLQPDDYLFVRAVPEWGLYRTVTIEGEVRFPGRYTIEKGETLSSLIERAGGFTDKAYLMGAVFTRESVRELQQRRLDEAIDRLEQEIVSRSAHTIEAALTPDEAAQQEAAAKQRKALIAKLRAVKAQGRVVIELKSLDKFKGSRFDIPMEEGDRLFIPERPVHVQVIGSVYNQNAYVYQPGATVASYLDMSGGLTDLADEDAIYVLKVNGEAVSQRTSSGGLLAIRWDRYNKRWVSGGLMASPLDPGDTIVVPEKLERVAWLKEFKDITQILYQVAVTAGVLLVAF; this is encoded by the coding sequence ATGTCAATTGCCCGTCACCTACAAAAACATGAACCTATCGCATTGAAAACACTGAGAAGGTTTGCGGCTGCAACCGCATTTATATGGTTGCTGCTTTTCAACGTCCTCCCGGCCGCCCAGGCAGCCGGGGAGTCCGGGGGATCGGTACCTTTACCGGCGGCCGGACTCCTGCAGGGCGGCGAGGCTACGGCTCTCTCTCCCTCGCAGCTCAAGGCCATTGACAGGAGTCTCCTCGAAAAAGGGGGGCTTTCCGGTGTTGGAAAGCCCGGGGCCGAGAGGGAGACCGTCAAAGAGGACTCTCTGTCGGATGGAAAACCGGCGGGCGAAAGGTCCCTTGTCCAGGCGCCGCGGCAGGTCTCCACCTTCGAGGCATACGTGGCAAGCCGGGAAGGTACGGATGCCGTAAGGCAGTTCGGCTATGACCTCTTCAGCGCCGCCGCCGCTTTCGCTCCCGATACCGAGGTCCTGCCCGTGGGACCCGACTACCTGCTCGGGCCGGGCGATGAGCTGTCGATAAGCCTCTGGGGCAAGGTGAACGTCGACTATGCTCCGGTAATCGACAGGGAGGGCAAGATATCCCTGCCGTATATAGGGGTGCTTCATCTGGCCGGACTCACCTTCGGCGAGGCAAAGCAGTTGCTCCTTCAGACCTTCAGTCGTTATTTCAAGCCCTCTGAAGTCAAGGTGAGCGTCGGTATGGGGAGCCTGCGCTCCATAAGTGTCTTCGTGGTTGGGCAGGTTAGGAGGCCGGGAAGCTACAGGCTCTCATCTTTTTCTACGCTCGTTAACGCCCTCTTCGCAGCCGGAGGTCCTGGCAAGACCGGCTCGATGCGTGCCGTAGAACTGCGCCGAGGCGGAAAGACCGTCGCCGTCCTGGACCTTTACGACTTCATACTCAGAGGCGACAAGGACGACGATCTTCGATTGATGTCCGGCGACGTCGTCTTCGTGCCCACCGTTGGGCCGCTTGCGGCCGTCACCGGTAATGTGTTGAGACCGGCGATCTATGAACTCAAGGGCAAGGTGAAGCTTACCGATCTCATCGAGATGGCCGGCGGCGTGGGACCGATGGGTTATCTCGGGAGGGTGCAGGTCGAAAGGGTCCATGCAAACGAGTCGAAGGTCATCGTTGACGTCAACCTCAAGGATCTCGCGCCGGCCAACGATATCGTCATCAGGGACGGCGACATAGTCAGGATCTTTTCCATATTCCAGGAAGTCACCAACTACGTCCGGATCGAAGGCAACGTCTCCAGACCGGGCATGTACGAATGGAAGGAGGGGATGCGGCTCGGCGAACTGCTCAAAGGCGGCTCGCTCCTTCTGCCGGACACCTATTACGACTTCGCACTCATCGAAAGGCGAGTGCCCCCGGACTTTCACAGCGTATACGTTTCGGTGGACCTCGGGAAGCTGCTCCACGAGCATTCGGAGAAGGACAACGTGGAGCTGCGCCCCTACGACACCGTAACCATATACAGTAAATGGAATTTCATCGATAAGGAGATGGTCCGTGTAGCGGGGGCGGTGGGCAGGCCCGGAGAGTTCGAGTTCCGCCCCGACATGCGGCTCTCCGACCTCCTCAACCTTGCCGGCGGTCTCAAGAAATACGCTTACGCAGAAGAGGCCGAACTGACGAGAGTATCGCCTACGCCGTCGGGTCCCGAAGTGGAGAAGATTGTCGTCTACCCTGCAAAGGCGCTCGCCCGTCTTCCAGGGTATGACATCCACCTCCAGCCCGACGACTACCTTTTTGTCAGGGCCGTGCCGGAGTGGGGGCTCTACAGGACCGTCACCATCGAGGGGGAGGTCAGATTCCCGGGCAGATATACCATAGAAAAGGGCGAGACCCTGTCGTCGCTCATAGAGCGTGCCGGCGGGTTTACGGATAAGGCCTATCTGATGGGCGCGGTCTTCACGAGAGAGTCGGTGAGGGAGCTCCAGCAACGCCGTCTCGACGAAGCGATAGACAGGCTCGAACAGGAGATAGTGAGCCGTTCGGCGCATACGATAGAGGCGGCCCTTACGCCGGATGAGGCCGCACAGCAGGAGGCGGCCGCCAAGCAGCGTAAGGCCCTCATAGCAAAGCTGCGTGCCGTCAAGGCCCAGGGGAGGGTCGTCATAGAGCTCAAGAGTCTCGATAAGTTCAAGGGCTCGCGCTTCGATATACCCATGGAAGAGGGTGACAGGCTGTTTATTCCGGAGAGGCCCGTTCACGTCCAGGTCATCGGTTCGGTGTACAATCAGAACGCCTATGTCTACCAGCCCGGTGCGACCGTGGCTTCCTACCTCGATATGTCGGGAGGATTGACCGATCTCGCCGATGAAGATGCGATCTACGTACTCAAGGTAAACGGCGAGGCCGTAAGTCAGAGGACTTCATCGGGCGGCTTGCTCGCTATTCGATGGGACAGGTACAACAAGCGCTGGGTGAGCGGCGGCCTCATGGCGTCACCGCTGGACCCGGGCGACACCATCGTTGTGCCGGAGAAACTGGAGCGTGTGGCCTGGCTTAAGGAATTCAAGGACATAACGCAGATACTCTACCAGGTGGCCGTCACCGCCGGGGTCCTTCTTGTGGCCTTTTAG
- a CDS encoding DUF3466 family protein, with protein MLFKILSTVRSVLFLSVFFWILLGAGSPASAISYQVVDLGAYTPNISSHGMDINNGGTVAGFLSSSGISSSFIYSGGSFKVFGPLSGHSWSQARAVNSSGQVAGTSGDSSGAKMGYLYSGGVVTPLGTLPGGSSSVAFDINDAGEIVGYSSSSLGTRGFIYSGGVMSDLGSLDGGTWVSAKAINNLGQVVGVSEKGGVQSAFLYEGGVMKAVGTLPGGTSSVALDINDSGQIVGWSDSQAGRMAFFYDGSVMTGLGILQGGSWSEAYGVNSFGHVVGRSNSSQGWSRAFLYRNGVLYDLNSLIPQGSGWVLQSAFAINDVGYIVGTGKVNSRQHAFMLTPVSNSPSNVPEPSAIVLFGSSLMVMALLRCRPLRRRG; from the coding sequence ATGCTTTTCAAAATCCTTTCTACCGTAAGGTCGGTACTCTTCCTCTCGGTATTCTTCTGGATTCTTCTTGGGGCAGGCTCTCCGGCGTCGGCCATCTCATACCAGGTCGTCGATCTCGGTGCCTACACGCCCAACATATCGAGCCATGGCATGGACATCAACAACGGGGGCACGGTGGCAGGTTTTCTTTCCTCTTCGGGCATCTCCTCTTCGTTCATCTACTCCGGCGGGAGCTTCAAGGTCTTCGGTCCCTTGTCCGGCCACTCATGGAGCCAGGCACGAGCGGTGAACTCCAGTGGTCAGGTGGCGGGCACATCGGGGGATTCGTCGGGCGCCAAGATGGGGTACCTCTACAGCGGCGGTGTCGTGACGCCTCTGGGGACGCTGCCGGGCGGCTCCAGCAGCGTCGCATTTGATATCAACGACGCCGGAGAGATCGTAGGTTACTCGTCGTCATCGCTCGGAACCCGCGGTTTCATCTACAGCGGCGGCGTGATGTCCGACCTCGGCTCCCTTGACGGCGGTACATGGGTGAGTGCAAAGGCCATCAACAATCTTGGGCAGGTGGTCGGCGTGTCTGAGAAGGGCGGCGTACAGAGCGCGTTCCTCTACGAGGGCGGCGTGATGAAAGCCGTTGGAACCCTGCCTGGAGGGACCTCCAGCGTGGCGCTCGATATCAACGACAGCGGTCAGATTGTGGGGTGGTCCGACTCCCAGGCCGGGAGGATGGCCTTCTTCTACGACGGTTCGGTTATGACGGGTCTCGGCATACTCCAGGGCGGCTCGTGGAGCGAGGCCTACGGCGTTAACTCCTTCGGGCATGTAGTCGGTCGTTCCAATTCGTCGCAGGGCTGGAGCAGGGCCTTCCTCTACAGGAACGGCGTCCTTTACGACCTCAACAGCCTCATCCCTCAGGGGTCGGGGTGGGTGCTTCAGAGCGCGTTCGCCATCAACGACGTGGGATACATCGTTGGTACGGGTAAGGTTAACTCCCGGCAACACGCCTTCATGCTCACCCCCGTCTCCAATAGCCCCTCAAATGTGCCAGAGCCTTCTGCTATTGTGCTCTTTGGCTCGTCACTGATGGTCATGGCGTTGCTCCGGTGCCGGCCCTTGCGGAGGAGGGGGTGA
- a CDS encoding capsule assembly Wzi family protein — MTVNDPSYTALPAFLAALIALAAVLSPQPCSAGASTNIPLSSPVYRDLERLEVRGLVKSAMLSTRPFSRSEGARLVREALRAYDGLPPSARGGVVSAVLARLEREFAEELEGDHASSYLKPVDRLYAAYSYSRRDPLYEERNSYGDELGRGSNVRTGLAMRGRLLGAVSYYMNPEYRAGEDLSRGKLVLGYATLALGPFEIEAGRDAMWWGASRQGALLLSNNAEPFDMVRVSTTHPVLLPSFFRHLGPIKPTWFLTELGKDRPVARPRLMGMRLDAKPLPWLQVGLSRVIMFGGEGRAALSASDWLKILYASDSAEHSNSPINGNQLASLDLALVFAGDSPYLPFHGVKLYTEWGAEDSSGKTKTPTGRANICGVFVDGPFRVDRLDLRVEWANTARNARYGPAWYAHGVYYPGYRYRNRVIGHYMGGDSRDLFARIQYSFDTVTVGVEADRKESRLHGGPLGKTRSVGADLVYYLDGYGRFEIGWSLTDDDDPLTSVEGAEHFYRAALSLEF, encoded by the coding sequence ATGACGGTCAACGACCCTTCTTACACTGCGCTCCCGGCGTTTCTTGCCGCGCTCATAGCCCTCGCGGCGGTACTGTCTCCACAGCCCTGTAGCGCCGGGGCGTCTACCAATATCCCCCTGTCAAGCCCTGTCTACAGGGACCTGGAGCGCCTGGAGGTGAGGGGGCTTGTGAAGAGCGCCATGCTCTCGACCCGTCCATTCTCGCGCAGCGAGGGCGCAAGGCTCGTGAGGGAGGCCCTCAGGGCCTACGACGGCCTTCCTCCATCGGCCAGGGGAGGAGTGGTGTCGGCTGTGCTTGCGAGGCTTGAAAGGGAGTTCGCCGAAGAACTCGAAGGCGACCACGCAAGCTCGTACCTGAAGCCCGTCGACAGGCTCTACGCCGCGTACTCCTACTCCCGTAGGGACCCTCTCTACGAGGAGAGGAACAGCTACGGCGACGAACTCGGCAGGGGGTCCAACGTGAGGACGGGCCTTGCCATGCGCGGCCGGCTACTCGGCGCCGTCTCCTATTACATGAACCCCGAGTACCGCGCCGGCGAGGACCTCTCGCGCGGAAAGCTGGTGCTCGGCTACGCCACACTCGCCCTGGGGCCCTTCGAGATCGAGGCGGGCCGCGACGCCATGTGGTGGGGGGCGTCGCGGCAGGGCGCGCTGCTACTGAGCAACAACGCCGAGCCCTTCGACATGGTGCGCGTCTCCACGACGCACCCCGTGCTCCTCCCCTCCTTCTTCCGCCATCTCGGCCCGATAAAACCCACCTGGTTTCTGACGGAGCTTGGAAAGGATCGTCCCGTGGCGCGGCCCAGGCTCATGGGCATGCGCCTCGACGCGAAACCCCTGCCGTGGCTGCAGGTGGGGCTGTCGCGCGTCATCATGTTCGGCGGAGAGGGGAGGGCCGCCCTCTCCGCCTCGGACTGGCTCAAGATACTCTACGCCTCGGACAGCGCCGAGCACTCCAACTCGCCCATAAACGGCAACCAGCTCGCCTCGCTCGACCTCGCCCTCGTCTTCGCCGGCGATAGCCCCTATCTTCCCTTCCACGGCGTCAAGCTTTACACCGAGTGGGGCGCCGAGGACTCGTCGGGCAAGACCAAGACCCCCACCGGCAGGGCAAACATCTGCGGCGTCTTCGTGGACGGGCCGTTCCGGGTCGACAGGCTCGATCTCCGGGTGGAGTGGGCCAATACGGCCAGAAACGCCCGCTACGGACCGGCGTGGTATGCCCACGGCGTCTACTATCCGGGTTACAGGTACAGGAATAGGGTCATAGGTCACTACATGGGCGGCGACTCACGCGACCTCTTCGCGCGGATTCAGTACAGCTTCGACACAGTGACCGTCGGCGTTGAGGCCGACCGGAAGGAGTCGCGTCTCCACGGCGGCCCCCTCGGCAAGACACGCTCTGTGGGCGCGGACCTCGTCTACTACCTGGACGGCTACGGGCGGTTCGAGATCGGCTGGTCGCTGACCGACGACGACGATCCCCTTACGAGCGTCGAGGGCGCCGAGCACTTCTACAGGGCCGCCTTGAGCCTCGAGTTCTGA